A window of the Amycolatopsis solani genome harbors these coding sequences:
- a CDS encoding RNA-binding S4 domain-containing protein, whose product MSDPVDVPITGEPIRLGQFLKLAGLAEDGSHAKDLIDAEEVTVNGEVETRRGRQLTDGDVVAVGPDRGKVILVR is encoded by the coding sequence ATGAGCGATCCCGTCGACGTACCCATCACCGGAGAGCCGATCCGGCTCGGCCAGTTCCTCAAGCTGGCCGGCCTCGCCGAGGACGGCTCGCACGCCAAGGACCTGATCGACGCCGAGGAGGTCACGGTCAACGGCGAGGTGGAGACCCGCCGCGGCCGCCAGCTGACCGACGGCGACGTCGTGGCCGTCGGCCCCGACCGCGGCAAGGTCATCCTGGTCCGCTGA
- a CDS encoding DUF2277 domain-containing protein produces the protein MCRNITTLRGLQPAATGEEIEAAARQYVRKVTGVQSLSDATREPFEAAVAEITAITTRLLEQLPERRQPPATVPPLRRPEVQARIAAKALRQP, from the coding sequence ATGTGCCGAAACATCACCACCCTCCGGGGGCTCCAGCCGGCCGCGACCGGCGAGGAGATCGAGGCCGCGGCCCGCCAGTACGTCCGCAAGGTGACCGGCGTGCAGTCGCTTTCGGACGCCACGCGCGAGCCCTTCGAGGCCGCGGTCGCCGAGATCACGGCGATCACCACGCGGCTGCTGGAGCAGCTGCCCGAACGCCGTCAGCCGCCGGCGACCGTGCCGCCGTTGCGGCGTCCCGAAGTCCAGGCGCGGATCGCCGCGAAAGCCTTGCGACAGCCGTGA
- a CDS encoding M28 family metallopeptidase, which yields MSLTRRRLLVPAALAACTTLAFGMTPAAAANTAAQPDGPALAKQLVKKVDVGAINRHLIALQRISDANGGTRAASTEGHKKSAEYIATKLEAAGFQVTRQEFPFTFAETLAEKLTAGGADVPVIAMEYTTNTPVGGITAPLAVVAVDDTSGCEATDYTADVAGKIALIKRGGCSFAQKQATAAAAGAIGAIVYNNTDGALNGTLGDPANAKIPTGGVTAAAGAQLATLGGQNVTLELRAFQEQRTSYNVIAETKTGRHDNVVMLGSHLDSVPAGPGINDNGTGSATLLETALQLGSSPKSSNAVRFGFWSAEEFGLIGSTYYVDSLTFEQQLDIALYMNFDMIGSPNAAYFAYDGDNSDGVGAGPGPYGSAQIEQTLAGYLNAKGVPTEGTDFDGRSDYGEFIAVGIPAGGLFTGAEGQKTAAQAAKWGGTAGLAYDRCYHQACDNLGNIDRVALDRNADAVAWAVGVYATSTESVNGVPPGKSKTAKQKAADRGAQRNFAAHAVAGDPHALAS from the coding sequence ATGTCACTCACACGAAGAAGACTGCTCGTACCGGCGGCGCTGGCCGCCTGTACGACGCTGGCGTTCGGCATGACCCCGGCCGCGGCGGCGAACACCGCGGCCCAGCCCGACGGCCCCGCCTTGGCCAAGCAGCTCGTCAAGAAGGTCGACGTCGGAGCCATCAACCGGCACCTGATCGCGCTCCAGCGGATCTCCGACGCCAACGGAGGCACGCGCGCGGCCAGCACCGAAGGCCACAAGAAGTCCGCGGAGTACATCGCGACGAAGCTGGAGGCCGCCGGCTTCCAGGTGACCCGCCAGGAGTTCCCGTTCACGTTCGCCGAGACCCTCGCGGAGAAGCTGACCGCGGGCGGCGCCGACGTGCCGGTCATCGCGATGGAGTACACGACGAACACCCCGGTCGGCGGCATCACCGCGCCGCTCGCCGTGGTCGCGGTGGACGACACCAGCGGTTGCGAGGCCACCGACTACACCGCCGACGTCGCCGGCAAGATCGCGCTGATCAAGCGCGGCGGCTGCTCGTTCGCGCAGAAGCAGGCGACCGCCGCGGCCGCGGGCGCGATCGGCGCGATCGTCTACAACAACACCGACGGCGCCCTGAACGGGACTCTGGGGGACCCGGCCAACGCGAAGATCCCGACCGGCGGCGTGACGGCGGCCGCGGGCGCGCAGCTGGCCACGCTGGGCGGCCAGAACGTGACGCTCGAACTGCGTGCCTTCCAGGAGCAGCGGACCAGCTACAACGTCATCGCCGAGACCAAGACCGGGCGCCACGACAACGTCGTGATGCTGGGCTCGCACCTCGACAGCGTCCCGGCCGGTCCCGGCATCAACGACAACGGCACCGGCTCGGCGACCCTGCTCGAGACGGCGCTGCAGCTGGGGAGCAGCCCGAAGAGCAGCAACGCCGTGCGCTTCGGCTTCTGGAGCGCGGAGGAGTTCGGCCTGATCGGCTCGACCTACTACGTCGACTCGCTGACCTTCGAGCAGCAGCTCGACATCGCGCTGTACATGAACTTCGACATGATCGGCTCGCCGAACGCGGCGTACTTCGCCTACGACGGGGACAACTCCGACGGCGTCGGCGCGGGCCCGGGCCCGTACGGCTCGGCGCAGATCGAGCAGACGCTCGCCGGGTACCTCAACGCGAAGGGCGTCCCGACCGAGGGCACCGACTTCGACGGGCGCTCGGACTACGGCGAGTTCATCGCGGTGGGCATCCCGGCCGGCGGCCTCTTCACCGGCGCCGAAGGTCAGAAGACCGCCGCTCAGGCCGCGAAGTGGGGCGGCACGGCGGGCCTCGCCTACGACAGGTGCTACCACCAGGCCTGCGACAACCTGGGCAACATCGACCGGGTCGCGCTCGACCGCAACGCGGACGCCGTCGCCTGGGCGGTCGGTGTCTACGCGACGAGCACCGAGAGCGTCAACGGGGTGCCGCCGGGCAAGAGCAAGACGGCCAAGCAGAAGGCCGCCGACCGCGGTGCGCAGCGGAACTTCGCCGCGCACGCCGTCGCCGGTGACCCGCACGCGCTGGCTTCCTGA
- a CDS encoding cysteine desulfurase-like protein, with the protein MAFDVARIRGLFPALGDGWIHFDGAAGMLVPEQVASAVSTAMRAPVSGPGGAFPASQRAESIVTAARRAVADLVGADPAAVVLGPSAPVMLRRLCDSLAERWTIGDEVVVSRLDEQANLAPWQRAAKRVGAVVRWGEIDIETCELPAWQYEQLVSARTKAVAVTLASGSVGTRPDVPTIIEFAKRVGALVVVDATYAAPFLPLDINALGADVMVVSAQAWGGPSVGALVFRDPELIERIPSVSLDPMARGAARLELGPHAYPLLAGLIASIDYLAGLDDAAAGSRRERLVTSLGSAKSYHAGLLAQLSTELLSLRHIMVIGNAMRRIPALAFAVAGKKAPEVAEYLASQGLCAFADDGAAGVFASLGVGEVGGAVRIGLAHYSNVFEINQLVRVLEELR; encoded by the coding sequence ATGGCGTTCGACGTCGCTCGTATCCGTGGGCTCTTTCCCGCGCTGGGTGACGGCTGGATTCACTTCGACGGCGCCGCCGGAATGCTGGTCCCGGAACAGGTCGCTTCGGCCGTTTCGACGGCGATGCGCGCCCCGGTGTCGGGGCCGGGCGGAGCGTTTCCGGCCTCACAACGCGCGGAAAGCATCGTGACCGCGGCCCGCCGGGCCGTGGCCGACCTGGTCGGGGCCGACCCGGCCGCCGTCGTGCTCGGACCCAGCGCGCCGGTGATGCTGCGCCGGCTCTGCGACTCGCTCGCCGAGCGCTGGACGATCGGCGACGAGGTCGTCGTGTCGAGGCTCGACGAACAGGCCAACCTCGCGCCGTGGCAGCGGGCCGCAAAGCGTGTCGGCGCCGTCGTGCGCTGGGGCGAGATCGACATCGAGACGTGCGAACTCCCGGCGTGGCAGTACGAGCAGCTCGTGTCGGCGCGCACCAAGGCCGTCGCGGTCACGCTCGCGTCCGGGTCCGTCGGGACGCGGCCGGACGTGCCGACGATCATCGAGTTCGCCAAGCGGGTCGGCGCGCTCGTCGTCGTCGACGCCACCTACGCCGCGCCCTTCCTGCCGCTGGACATCAACGCGCTCGGCGCCGACGTCATGGTCGTGTCCGCGCAGGCGTGGGGCGGCCCGTCGGTGGGCGCCCTCGTCTTCCGCGACCCCGAACTGATCGAGCGGATCCCGTCCGTCTCGCTCGACCCGATGGCGCGCGGCGCCGCCCGCCTCGAACTCGGCCCGCACGCGTACCCGCTGCTCGCCGGGCTGATCGCGTCGATCGACTACCTCGCGGGCCTCGACGACGCCGCGGCGGGCTCGCGTCGCGAACGGCTGGTCACCTCGCTCGGCTCCGCGAAGTCCTACCACGCCGGGCTGCTCGCCCAGCTCTCCACGGAACTGCTGTCGCTGCGGCACATCATGGTGATCGGCAACGCCATGCGCCGCATCCCCGCGCTCGCCTTCGCCGTCGCCGGCAAGAAGGCGCCCGAGGTCGCCGAGTACCTGGCTTCGCAGGGGTTGTGCGCCTTCGCCGACGACGGTGCGGCCGGTGTCTTCGCGTCACTGGGCGTCGGGGAAGTGGGCGGCGCCGTGCGGATCGGGCTCGCCCACTACTCCAACGTCTTCGAAATCAACCAGCTCGTGCGGGTCCTCGAAGAACTCCGCTAG
- a CDS encoding SDR family oxidoreductase — protein sequence MKRFGDKVVVITGAGSGIGRALALDFARRGARVALSDVNGDNVAETAKLAGDNARAYTLDVADRAAVLAHAEEVVGDFGGANVIVNNAGVALGATVEEMSFEDYDWLMGVNLGGVVNGTKAFLPHLIASGDGHVVNISSVFGFVGVPTQSAYNAAKFAVRGFTEALREEMLIARHPVAVSCVHPGGIKTNIVRNARSDAGDQEKAARGFERIAHTTPEKAAQTILRGVERKSARILIGPDAYVIDAIPRVLGSAYQRPLAVLARLGLKQME from the coding sequence ATGAAGCGGTTCGGGGACAAGGTCGTGGTGATCACCGGGGCGGGCTCGGGCATCGGCCGCGCGCTGGCGCTGGACTTCGCCCGGCGGGGTGCGCGCGTCGCGCTTTCCGACGTCAACGGCGACAACGTGGCGGAGACGGCGAAGCTGGCGGGCGACAACGCCCGCGCGTACACCCTCGACGTCGCCGACCGGGCCGCCGTGCTCGCCCACGCCGAGGAGGTCGTCGGCGACTTCGGCGGCGCGAACGTCATCGTGAACAACGCGGGTGTGGCGCTCGGCGCGACCGTCGAGGAAATGTCCTTCGAGGACTACGACTGGCTGATGGGCGTCAACCTCGGCGGCGTGGTGAACGGCACCAAGGCGTTCCTGCCGCACCTGATCGCTTCCGGCGACGGGCACGTCGTCAACATTTCCAGCGTGTTCGGTTTCGTCGGCGTGCCGACGCAGAGCGCGTACAACGCGGCGAAGTTCGCCGTCCGGGGATTCACCGAAGCGCTGCGCGAAGAAATGCTGATCGCGCGGCACCCGGTCGCGGTGAGCTGCGTGCACCCGGGCGGGATCAAGACCAACATCGTGCGCAACGCGCGCAGCGACGCCGGCGACCAGGAGAAGGCCGCGCGGGGCTTCGAGCGGATCGCGCACACCACCCCGGAGAAGGCGGCCCAGACCATCCTCCGTGGCGTGGAACGGAAGTCCGCGCGGATCCTCATCGGACCGGACGCCTACGTGATCGACGCCATCCCGCGCGTCCTGGGCTCGGCTTACCAGCGTCCACTGGCAGTGTTGGCCCGGCTCGGGCTCAAGCAGATGGAATGA
- a CDS encoding DUF3592 domain-containing protein, with the protein MTAGSRRLPPAAVLWLPLLMLAGGLGVLGVGAVNLADESRSAGVFAGRVVATHERTADVEFTSVDGRPATANFGLQKPALRVGETVQVRVWPAERRTELDFGVSHTSTLVVGGVLALLGAAAAVLAFLRHHRERRRS; encoded by the coding sequence GTGACGGCGGGGTCGCGCCGGCTGCCCCCGGCGGCCGTCCTGTGGCTGCCGTTGCTGATGCTGGCCGGCGGGCTCGGGGTGCTGGGCGTCGGTGCGGTGAACCTCGCGGACGAGAGCCGGTCGGCGGGGGTCTTCGCGGGCCGGGTCGTCGCGACCCACGAGCGGACCGCGGACGTCGAGTTCACCAGCGTCGACGGGCGGCCCGCCACGGCGAACTTCGGGCTCCAGAAGCCGGCGCTTCGCGTGGGCGAGACGGTCCAGGTCCGCGTGTGGCCCGCCGAACGGCGGACGGAACTCGACTTCGGCGTCTCCCACACCTCGACGCTGGTGGTGGGCGGGGTGCTGGCGCTGCTCGGCGCGGCCGCCGCCGTGCTGGCCTTCCTGCGGCACCACCGCGAACGGCGCCGGTCGTGA
- the ypfJ gene encoding KPN_02809 family neutral zinc metallopeptidase: MRFDDDAGLDASEVQDLRGSGDGGGGGIGGRVALGGGGLGVVGLIIYFVLSQLGGVSVGGGSGSGLSGGLGGVGSGQQVDNTQLSSECKTGADANKNHDCAIVAIVNSVQDYWAQQFARSGSTYQKAPTKFFNGGVRTGCGSATSDTGPFYCPADSDVYIDLSFFDELKTRFGAQGGLFTEAYVLAHEYGHHVQNLLGTSKKGTGTGPTSGSVRLELQADCYAGVWANHATTTPTDTGKPLITDVSQDDIASALDTASRIGDDYIQEKLGGGQVDRSKFTHGTSAQRKKWFTTGFQTGEPARCDTFGTNNLG, from the coding sequence GTGAGGTTCGACGACGACGCCGGCTTGGACGCTTCCGAAGTCCAGGACCTGCGCGGTAGCGGCGATGGTGGCGGCGGCGGGATCGGCGGCCGGGTGGCACTGGGTGGTGGCGGGCTCGGCGTGGTGGGCCTGATCATCTACTTCGTGCTCTCCCAGCTCGGCGGGGTCAGCGTCGGCGGCGGCAGCGGGAGCGGCTTGAGCGGCGGGCTCGGCGGCGTCGGGTCCGGCCAGCAGGTCGACAACACGCAGCTGTCGAGCGAGTGCAAGACCGGCGCGGACGCGAACAAGAACCACGACTGCGCGATCGTCGCGATCGTGAACTCCGTCCAGGACTACTGGGCGCAGCAGTTCGCGCGGTCCGGCTCGACCTACCAGAAGGCGCCGACCAAGTTCTTCAACGGCGGCGTGCGCACCGGCTGCGGCAGCGCCACGTCCGACACCGGCCCGTTCTACTGCCCGGCGGACTCCGACGTCTACATCGACCTCTCGTTCTTCGACGAGCTGAAGACGCGCTTCGGCGCGCAGGGCGGCCTCTTCACCGAGGCGTACGTGCTGGCCCACGAGTACGGCCACCACGTGCAGAACCTGCTCGGGACGTCGAAGAAGGGCACCGGCACCGGCCCGACGTCCGGTTCGGTGCGACTCGAACTGCAGGCCGACTGCTACGCCGGCGTCTGGGCCAACCACGCCACGACGACGCCGACCGACACCGGCAAGCCACTGATCACCGACGTCAGCCAGGACGACATCGCGTCCGCGCTGGACACCGCGTCCCGCATCGGCGACGACTACATCCAGGAGAAGCTCGGCGGCGGCCAGGTCGACCGCTCGAAGTTCACCCACGGCACGTCCGCGCAGCGCAAGAAGTGGTTCACCACCGGCTTCCAGACCGGCGAGCCCGCCCGCTGCGACACCTTCGGCACGAACAACCTGGGCTGA
- a CDS encoding NAD(P)H-quinone oxidoreductase — protein MYAITIREPGDPDVLEWTEVPDPRPGPGEVLLEVAASAVNRADLLQRRGHYPPPPGASETLGLECSGTIAELGEGVEGWNVGDEVCALLAGGGYAEKAVVPAGQLLPVPGEVELIAAAGLPEVACTVWANVVMHAKLTEGEVLLVHGGAGGIGTHAIQVGKALGATVAVTAGSADRLESCRQLGADLTINYKEEDFVEVLKKETGGAHVILDNMGASYLSRNVDALQQDGRLVIIGMQGGVKGELNIGSLIGKRASVFAAGLRFRPLDQKAAIVADVRERLWPLVSEGAVKPIVGQVVPMAEAANAHRILEEGSVFGKVLLAAKS, from the coding sequence ATGTACGCGATCACCATCCGTGAGCCAGGTGACCCGGACGTTCTCGAGTGGACCGAGGTCCCGGACCCGCGTCCCGGGCCCGGTGAGGTGCTGCTGGAAGTGGCCGCGAGCGCGGTGAACCGCGCCGACCTGCTGCAGCGCCGGGGCCATTACCCGCCGCCGCCCGGTGCCAGCGAAACCCTCGGTCTGGAGTGCTCCGGAACGATCGCGGAGCTCGGCGAAGGCGTCGAAGGCTGGAACGTCGGCGACGAGGTCTGCGCGCTGCTCGCCGGCGGCGGCTACGCGGAGAAGGCCGTCGTCCCGGCCGGGCAGCTGCTGCCGGTGCCCGGCGAGGTCGAGCTGATCGCCGCGGCCGGGCTGCCCGAGGTGGCCTGCACGGTGTGGGCGAACGTCGTGATGCACGCGAAGCTCACCGAAGGCGAAGTGCTGCTGGTGCACGGCGGCGCCGGCGGCATCGGCACGCACGCCATCCAGGTCGGTAAGGCGCTCGGCGCGACCGTCGCCGTCACCGCGGGGTCGGCGGACCGGCTCGAGAGCTGCCGCCAGCTCGGCGCCGACCTCACGATCAACTACAAGGAAGAGGACTTCGTCGAGGTCCTCAAGAAGGAGACGGGCGGCGCGCACGTCATCCTCGACAACATGGGCGCGTCCTACCTGTCGCGCAACGTCGACGCGCTGCAGCAGGACGGGCGCCTGGTGATCATCGGGATGCAGGGCGGGGTCAAGGGCGAGCTGAACATCGGCTCGCTGATCGGCAAGCGGGCGTCGGTGTTCGCGGCGGGCCTGCGCTTCCGGCCGCTGGACCAGAAGGCGGCGATCGTCGCCGACGTCCGCGAACGGCTGTGGCCGCTGGTGTCCGAAGGTGCCGTGAAGCCGATCGTCGGCCAGGTCGTGCCGATGGCCGAAGCCGCGAACGCGCACCGGATCCTGGAAGAGGGCTCGGTGTTCGGCAAGGTCCTGCTGGCCGCGAAGTCCTAG
- a CDS encoding Ldh family oxidoreductase has product MPLRPFRSARPEPPVLDAEPPETPIPEQAWPRVRADELVTLVAHVFAAHGFPEARARIAAEALCHGDLTGSPDTGVADLTRVHLPLLENGHVVPHARPLMIADRGAAALIDYRRASGLWAVGDAMDRAVTRAGRYGVGLVSLRGIGPFGRAGHHAARALPHAMIGLVLAAGGEPGQPMNPLGMAAPGGAYPEFVFDMDKPGAEAAGLTLLVEVLAGVLSGVADHEHDTGLLVLAIAPTTLRSADGFYRAASALFGSMLGWDGGAPIRYPGWREAQHLEQCRALGVPLAGPVRRELDALAASLGLPPLTSVG; this is encoded by the coding sequence GTGCCCCTCAGACCGTTCCGCTCCGCCCGCCCCGAACCCCCGGTCCTCGACGCCGAGCCGCCGGAAACCCCGATCCCGGAACAGGCCTGGCCCCGCGTGCGAGCCGACGAGCTGGTCACGCTCGTGGCGCACGTCTTCGCCGCCCACGGTTTCCCCGAAGCCCGCGCGCGCATCGCGGCGGAGGCCCTCTGCCACGGCGACCTGACCGGTTCGCCGGACACCGGGGTCGCCGACCTGACCCGCGTCCACTTGCCACTGCTGGAAAACGGGCACGTCGTGCCGCACGCCCGGCCGCTGATGATCGCCGACCGCGGGGCCGCCGCGCTGATCGACTACCGCCGCGCGTCCGGGCTCTGGGCCGTCGGCGACGCGATGGACCGGGCGGTCACCCGGGCCGGCCGGTACGGCGTCGGGCTGGTTTCCCTGCGCGGGATCGGGCCGTTCGGCCGGGCCGGGCACCACGCCGCGCGGGCGCTGCCGCACGCGATGATCGGGCTGGTGCTCGCCGCCGGCGGCGAACCGGGCCAGCCGATGAACCCGCTCGGCATGGCCGCGCCCGGCGGCGCGTACCCGGAGTTCGTGTTCGACATGGACAAGCCGGGCGCCGAAGCCGCCGGGCTGACGCTGCTGGTCGAGGTGCTCGCCGGCGTGCTTTCCGGCGTCGCCGACCACGAGCACGACACCGGCCTGCTGGTGCTGGCCATCGCCCCGACGACGTTGCGCAGCGCCGACGGCTTCTACCGCGCGGCGAGCGCGTTGTTCGGCAGCATGCTCGGCTGGGACGGCGGCGCGCCGATCCGCTACCCGGGCTGGCGCGAGGCCCAGCACCTGGAGCAGTGCCGCGCGCTCGGCGTCCCGCTGGCCGGCCCGGTCCGCCGGGAGCTGGACGCCCTCGCCGCTTCGCTCGGCCTCCCGCCCCTCACGAGCGTCGGCTGA
- a CDS encoding MarR family winged helix-turn-helix transcriptional regulator, whose product MTEERPVRWLNDAEMAAWRSYIVATLRLRQRLHRELSDRHEVSLTDYEVLVCLEIQPEHRMRMSELASMMGSTKSRLSHQVGRLEDIGLVRRARDPEDKRGVITELTEDGAALLKTAAPTHVEGVREHLIDLLSPTEQATIAAAFERVLDHLSETES is encoded by the coding sequence ATGACCGAGGAGCGACCTGTGCGGTGGTTGAACGATGCCGAGATGGCGGCGTGGCGCTCCTACATCGTCGCGACGCTGCGGCTGCGGCAGCGCCTGCACCGCGAACTGTCCGACCGGCACGAGGTGTCGCTCACGGACTACGAGGTGCTCGTCTGCCTCGAAATCCAGCCCGAGCACCGGATGCGCATGTCGGAACTGGCGTCGATGATGGGATCGACGAAGAGCAGGCTTTCGCACCAGGTCGGCCGGCTCGAGGACATCGGACTGGTCCGGCGGGCCCGCGACCCGGAGGACAAGCGCGGCGTCATCACGGAGCTGACCGAGGACGGCGCGGCCCTGCTGAAGACGGCGGCGCCGACACACGTGGAAGGCGTCCGCGAGCACCTGATCGACCTGCTGAGCCCGACCGAGCAGGCAACGATCGCGGCGGCCTTCGAGCGCGTGCTGGACCACCTGTCGGAAACCGAAAGCTGA
- a CDS encoding trypsin-like serine peptidase has translation MRVRRTAVLLSVAAILLLGAAFVIFVEHQPRSADATTSGTVEAVPASTPDLPAGSSPAVGALFVEGMHYCTASVVHSDQGDVLLTAAHCIHDGEGGGYLTGVTFAPGYHDGVAPFGFWTVSDELVAAGWSSSSDPDLDVGFATAHQAGATATLESLVGANTLATGTGFQQAITLTGYPDDAEVPAVCQNTTRQQDTYQLKVDCAGFPTGTSGGPWVTAEDPKTRLGTVIGVIGGFEYGGDDPDTSYSSYFDTDVQALYRQTTARA, from the coding sequence ATGCGCGTGCGGCGGACGGCCGTCCTGCTCAGCGTCGCCGCGATCCTGCTGCTCGGCGCGGCCTTCGTGATCTTCGTGGAGCACCAGCCGCGGTCCGCCGACGCGACGACGTCCGGCACCGTCGAGGCCGTGCCGGCGTCGACACCGGACCTGCCCGCGGGGTCGAGCCCCGCCGTCGGCGCGCTGTTCGTCGAGGGCATGCACTACTGCACGGCCAGTGTCGTGCACAGCGACCAGGGCGACGTGCTGCTGACCGCGGCCCACTGCATCCACGACGGCGAAGGCGGCGGCTACCTCACCGGCGTCACCTTCGCGCCCGGCTACCACGACGGCGTCGCGCCGTTCGGCTTCTGGACGGTGTCCGACGAGCTGGTCGCGGCCGGCTGGAGCTCATCGTCGGACCCGGACCTCGACGTCGGCTTCGCGACCGCGCACCAGGCGGGCGCGACGGCGACGTTGGAGAGCCTGGTCGGCGCGAACACCCTCGCCACCGGCACCGGGTTCCAGCAGGCCATCACGCTCACCGGCTACCCGGACGACGCCGAGGTGCCCGCGGTCTGCCAGAACACGACCCGCCAGCAGGACACCTACCAGCTGAAAGTGGACTGCGCGGGCTTCCCGACCGGCACCAGCGGCGGCCCGTGGGTCACCGCCGAGGACCCGAAGACCCGGCTCGGCACGGTCATCGGCGTCATCGGCGGTTTCGAGTACGGCGGCGACGACCCGGACACGTCGTACTCGAGCTACTTCGACACGGACGTCCAGGCCCTCTACCGGCAGACGACCGCCCGGGCATGA
- a CDS encoding patatin-like phospholipase family protein codes for MGGQALVLGGGGVAGIAWTTGLLTGLAEHGQDLTGADLLVGTSAGAAVAAQVTSGLPLAELFARQADPARQAPEIPADIDFEKFAADFGGALTGTADPAEVRRAVGRLALAAETVPEADRRAVLEARLPVHEWPEQRLVIVAVDAETGEPRRFDRASGVSLVDAVAASCAVPGVWPPVTIDGRRYVDGGVRSGENADYATGCTRVTVVSPLGPDSPLPMEKPLSTVLDELRAAGAEVALITPDEASIEAIGENPLDPATRTPAAEAGRAQGAALTLSWT; via the coding sequence ATGGGTGGACAGGCTTTGGTGCTGGGCGGCGGCGGGGTCGCCGGGATCGCGTGGACGACGGGGTTGCTGACCGGGCTCGCCGAGCACGGGCAGGACCTCACCGGTGCCGACCTGCTCGTCGGGACGTCGGCGGGCGCGGCGGTCGCGGCGCAGGTGACCAGCGGGCTGCCGCTGGCCGAGCTGTTCGCCCGCCAGGCCGATCCGGCGCGCCAGGCGCCGGAGATCCCGGCCGACATCGACTTCGAGAAGTTCGCCGCCGACTTCGGCGGCGCGCTCACCGGCACGGCGGACCCCGCCGAGGTCCGGCGCGCGGTCGGCCGGCTGGCACTGGCGGCCGAAACGGTGCCCGAAGCCGACCGGCGCGCGGTGCTCGAAGCGCGGCTGCCGGTGCACGAGTGGCCCGAGCAGCGCCTGGTGATCGTGGCGGTGGACGCCGAAACCGGCGAACCCCGCCGCTTCGACCGCGCCTCCGGGGTCTCCCTGGTCGACGCGGTGGCGGCGAGCTGCGCGGTCCCGGGCGTCTGGCCCCCGGTGACGATCGACGGCCGCCGCTACGTCGACGGCGGCGTCCGCTCCGGCGAGAACGCCGACTACGCGACGGGCTGCACCCGCGTCACGGTCGTTTCCCCGCTCGGCCCGGATTCCCCGCTGCCGATGGAAAAGCCGCTGTCCACGGTCCTGGACGAGCTGCGCGCGGCGGGCGCGGAGGTTGCGCTGATCACCCCGGACGAGGCTTCGATCGAGGCGATCGGCGAGAACCCGCTGGACCCGGCGACCCGCACGCCGGCGGCCGAAGCGGGCCGCGCCCAGGGTGCCGCGCTCACACTGAGCTGGACTTAG